In one Roseburia intestinalis L1-82 genomic region, the following are encoded:
- a CDS encoding MATE family efflux transporter has product MKRNGANLTEGKPVKLILQFAIPVFLGNLFQLFYGLIDTKIVGSTLGEGALAAVGSVSILYNLLTGFFNGLTLGFSVVTARYFGAGDTEKLKKSVAGTILLGFVTAAILVTGVFVFLRPLLSIMHVPAEQKEMAYTYISILVLGMFVTLAYNMCANVLRAIGDSMTPLIFLILAAVLNVILDYVCILVFSMGVGGAAAATVISQVVSVVLCVIHIKRHFPILQVERRHFKLEKSEVRTMLSGGLSMGMMSSLVNLGTLILQTGINTLGTSVIVAHTAARKVFEIWGLPVTVLGATMATYSGQNYGAGKYDRITSGLKAALMLGCGWAVMVMIMAYTISTCLVGFIASTQNAEILYWGTTYLRVDMLFEMVCVWIVILRNTMQGVGDYKTPIFSSFLELACKIVFTAVFVRYFGYWGVIWTEPVTWIIMVIPLIVMLKKNPVFHQKKTA; this is encoded by the coding sequence ATGAAACGAAATGGTGCAAATCTGACAGAAGGAAAGCCGGTCAAACTGATCCTGCAGTTTGCAATCCCGGTATTTTTGGGAAATCTGTTCCAGCTTTTTTATGGGCTGATTGACACAAAGATTGTAGGCAGTACCCTTGGTGAGGGAGCGCTTGCGGCAGTCGGTTCCGTCTCGATCCTTTATAATCTGCTGACGGGATTTTTTAACGGTTTAACGCTTGGTTTTTCGGTCGTGACGGCAAGATATTTTGGGGCAGGGGACACGGAAAAATTAAAAAAGAGTGTTGCGGGAACGATTCTTTTAGGATTTGTGACGGCGGCGATACTGGTGACCGGCGTATTTGTATTTTTACGTCCACTCCTTAGCATCATGCATGTGCCGGCAGAACAGAAAGAGATGGCATATACCTATATCAGCATCCTGGTGCTTGGGATGTTTGTGACACTTGCCTATAATATGTGTGCAAATGTATTGCGTGCGATCGGAGATTCCATGACACCGCTTATTTTTCTGATCCTTGCGGCGGTGTTAAATGTCATTCTGGACTATGTCTGTATTCTGGTATTTTCCATGGGTGTTGGCGGAGCCGCAGCGGCAACTGTGATCTCACAGGTGGTATCCGTGGTGCTCTGTGTGATCCATATCAAAAGACATTTCCCGATCCTTCAGGTGGAACGCAGACATTTTAAACTGGAAAAATCAGAAGTGCGTACGATGTTGTCCGGCGGGCTTTCCATGGGAATGATGTCAAGTCTTGTAAATCTTGGTACACTGATCTTACAGACCGGAATCAATACACTTGGAACTTCCGTGATCGTGGCACATACTGCAGCACGAAAGGTTTTTGAAATATGGGGACTGCCGGTCACGGTGCTGGGAGCGACCATGGCAACCTACAGCGGACAGAATTATGGCGCTGGTAAATATGACAGGATTACTTCCGGCTTAAAGGCGGCGCTGATGCTTGGCTGTGGCTGGGCGGTGATGGTCATGATCATGGCATATACGATTTCTACCTGTCTGGTTGGCTTTATAGCGAGTACGCAAAATGCAGAAATTCTATACTGGGGAACAACGTATCTGCGGGTTGATATGTTGTTTGAGATGGTCTGTGTGTGGATCGTGATCCTGCGCAACACGATGCAGGGAGTCGGAGATTATAAGACACCGATCTTTTCCAGCTTTCTGGAACTGGCATGTAAGATCGTGTTCACGGCGGTATTCGTCCGGTATTTCGGTTACTGGGGCGTCATCTGGACAGAGCCGGTTACATGGATCATTATGGTGATACCGTTAATTGTCATGCTGAAAAAAAATCCTGTATTTCACCAAAAGAAGACAGCTTAG
- a CDS encoding YitT family protein — protein sequence MKKQVNYIEIAKETVILTAAVAVIAAAVYFFLVPSHASVSSISGLGIVLSNFIPLPLSAITMILNVVLLVIGFFTCGREFGVKTVYTSIMLPVFLGIFEMVFPNLGSLTDSQELDVLCYILVVSVGLSILFNRNASSGGLDIVAKIMNKYLHMDLGRAMSLSGMCVALSAAFVYDKKTVVLSILGTYFNGIVLDHFIFDHNIKRRVCIITEKEEELRNFILNDLHSGATIYESIGAYNMQKRNEIITIVDKNEYQKLMNYMNHEDPKAFITVYHVSDIRYQPKG from the coding sequence ATGAAAAAACAAGTGAACTATATAGAGATTGCGAAAGAAACCGTGATACTGACGGCAGCGGTGGCAGTCATTGCGGCTGCAGTGTATTTCTTTTTGGTGCCAAGCCATGCGTCAGTCAGCAGTATTTCCGGTCTTGGAATCGTGCTTTCTAATTTTATTCCACTGCCGTTATCGGCAATCACCATGATTTTAAATGTGGTGCTTCTGGTCATCGGATTTTTTACCTGTGGAAGGGAATTTGGGGTAAAGACCGTTTATACCAGCATTATGCTCCCCGTGTTTTTAGGGATATTTGAAATGGTTTTCCCGAATCTTGGATCACTGACGGACAGCCAGGAGTTAGATGTGCTGTGTTATATTTTAGTGGTCAGTGTGGGACTCAGTATTTTATTTAACCGCAATGCATCCTCCGGCGGACTTGATATCGTTGCGAAGATCATGAATAAATATCTGCATATGGATCTTGGGCGTGCAATGTCCTTATCGGGGATGTGTGTTGCACTTTCAGCAGCTTTCGTTTATGATAAAAAAACAGTGGTACTCAGTATTTTGGGAACCTATTTTAATGGGATCGTTTTAGATCATTTTATTTTTGATCATAATATCAAACGCCGTGTGTGTATCATTACGGAAAAAGAGGAGGAACTCCGCAATTTTATCCTCAATGATCTTCATAGCGGGGCGACGATCTATGAATCCATCGGTGCTTATAATATGCAGAAAAGAAACGAGATCATTACCATCGTGGACAAGAACGAGTATCAGAAATTGATGAATTATATGAATCATGAAGATCCGAAAGCATTTATTACAGTGTATCATGTGTCGGATATCAGGTATCAGCCGAAAGGGTAA
- a CDS encoding GGDEF domain-containing protein, whose protein sequence is MKMEEKAATDEMTGLYNKNKLLATIEKKTYDYQQVAIVYWDINRLKYVNDTYGHFAGDQMIVKVAQSIRIALGDAGMAFRYGGDEMLALIPGGTGETAEKMIKTWKQTLAAVQVDCEIPISAAVGYAIGEHEKLKNVIAEADRNMYACKHAGRNSTEK, encoded by the coding sequence ATGAAGATGGAAGAGAAGGCAGCGACGGATGAGATGACAGGGCTATACAATAAAAACAAGCTGCTTGCGACCATTGAGAAAAAAACATATGATTACCAGCAGGTTGCCATCGTTTACTGGGACATTAACCGTTTGAAATATGTAAACGATACATACGGACATTTTGCCGGAGATCAGATGATCGTAAAAGTGGCACAGTCAATACGGATTGCTTTAGGAGATGCAGGGATGGCATTCCGGTATGGTGGAGATGAAATGCTTGCGCTCATTCCGGGAGGAACCGGCGAAACTGCGGAAAAGATGATAAAAACCTGGAAACAGACACTTGCAGCGGTACAGGTGGACTGTGAGATACCGATCTCAGCGGCGGTTGGATATGCCATCGGCGAGCATGAAAAGTTAAAAAATGTGATTGCAGAGGCGGACAGAAATATGTATGCATGCAAACATGCAGGCAGAAATTCAACTGAAAAATAA
- a CDS encoding TnpV protein, with product MIPDLELEDGSNYQIGKYGKMRQRYLFENHHAMYTHLVLTEKLWKHLEEVDMEYNDMMDMLTVRMAEREGVTEHLKSVDQLGWVRKMNNIRSRAEEVVLHDLIYMD from the coding sequence GTGATTCCAGATTTGGAATTGGAAGATGGAAGCAATTATCAGATTGGCAAATATGGCAAAATGCGACAGAGGTATTTGTTTGAAAATCATCATGCCATGTATACACATCTGGTTCTTACGGAAAAATTGTGGAAACATTTGGAAGAAGTAGATATGGAATACAATGACATGATGGATATGCTTACGGTAAGAATGGCTGAGCGTGAAGGTGTGACGGAGCATCTGAAGTCAGTAGATCAGCTCGGATGGGTGCGGAAGATGAATAACATCCGGAGCAGAGCAGAGGAAGTAGTGTTGCATGATCTGATTTATATGGATTAA
- a CDS encoding recombination protein NinG, producing the protein MPKYEELKAFRKQNLIPAYNDSSSEKTMLHREARALAISRLEESARTEEEFANWAFTFTTSFLYYMDYDSLDEQTKNLYRQGMSAFGGISPTYHISLAENAPVIVWNFHSLLVMIQMCFSFMLTDSDCDMKLCKHCGRAFIASRKGNEFCSPKCKNQYNVYKTRAKKKEE; encoded by the coding sequence TTGCCAAAATATGAGGAACTAAAAGCTTTCCGCAAACAAAACTTAATACCGGCATACAACGATTCTTCCAGTGAGAAAACTATGCTGCACAGGGAAGCCCGTGCATTGGCAATCAGCCGTCTTGAAGAAAGTGCACGAACCGAGGAAGAATTTGCAAATTGGGCATTTACCTTTACCACAAGTTTCTTATATTATATGGACTACGACAGTCTTGATGAACAGACAAAAAACCTGTATCGTCAGGGTATGTCTGCATTTGGCGGAATATCCCCGACTTACCATATCTCATTAGCGGAAAATGCCCCGGTCATCGTATGGAACTTCCATTCCCTGCTCGTCATGATCCAGATGTGCTTTTCTTTTATGCTTACGGATTCTGACTGCGATATGAAGCTGTGTAAGCACTGTGGCAGGGCATTTATCGCAAGCCGTAAGGGAAATGAGTTCTGCTCTCCGAAATGCAAGAATCAGTATAATGTCTATAAGACAAGGGCTAAGAAAAAAGAGGAATAG
- a CDS encoding transposon-encoded TnpW family protein, with the protein MEAEKLNNGDRKSGSCEAGFSYRRIGGTVYKIRVLTSENSIDTFSDKISHIISREVLTEKADYDKIELPQISQLPEGSSA; encoded by the coding sequence ATGGAGGCAGAAAAACTAAATAATGGCGATAGAAAGTCCGGCTCATGTGAAGCTGGATTTTCTTATCGCAGGATTGGTGGGACAGTTTACAAAATCAGGGTATTAACGAGTGAAAACAGTATAGATACCTTTTCGGACAAGATTTCCCACATTATTTCAAGAGAGGTGCTGACAGAGAAAGCGGATTATGATAAGATAGAGCTACCACAAATAAGTCAGTTGCCGGAAGGGAGTTCGGCATGA
- a CDS encoding recombinase family protein, translated as MNRTRQTTDKSKNRITALYERLSRDDELAGDSNSIVNQKKMLEDYAKSNGYTDLVHFTDDGYSGGNFDRPGWKEMLRQIEDGSIGAVIVKDMSRVGRDYLQVGFYTEVFFREKGVHFVAISNGVDSDINTSSEFAPFLNIMNEWYLRDCSRKIKAVLQAKGRDGKPITNNPPYGYIKDPEDKNRCDMSKPYEWAGVSVVRMLEKPEYMGDTVNFRTKKLSYKDKVAVKNDSDEIVVFTDTHEAIIDRKTWYMVQELRKTKRRINTEGESNPFVGKIFCADCGGKMHYRNEGKRAGRKWRGLPDGSVRTTPACYNCGNYNNSHDQSGKVCCSHNIQAKVIDQFVLETIQYACKSVRMDERAFVESIRSASEIREQSEAKKLKAALKHQEKRYAELDILLKKVYEDNALGRLPDKRYEMLSAGYEKEQAELEQSIKACREQLTQYDEDTDRTEEFLALVHKYTDITELTPVIINEFVDKILVHKAEKIDGERVMEIEIYLNFIGKVELPAQELTEEELAEIKEKQRLRERNAMYQRRRRAKFMPKTKAIRAKVQEAEIKETLENASAKAENCLWQIMMHISQR; from the coding sequence ATGAACAGAACCAGACAGACAACTGACAAATCGAAAAACAGAATAACTGCTCTTTATGAGCGACTCTCAAGGGACGATGAGCTTGCGGGAGACAGCAACAGTATAGTGAACCAGAAGAAAATGCTGGAGGACTATGCAAAGAGTAATGGATATACCGATTTGGTGCATTTTACAGATGACGGATATTCCGGTGGGAATTTTGACAGACCGGGATGGAAAGAAATGCTCCGGCAGATTGAGGACGGAAGCATTGGCGCAGTCATTGTAAAGGATATGAGCCGAGTCGGCAGGGATTACCTACAGGTAGGATTTTACACGGAGGTATTCTTTCGGGAAAAAGGTGTCCATTTCGTTGCTATCTCTAATGGTGTTGACAGTGATATTAACACCAGCAGCGAATTCGCCCCTTTTTTAAATATCATGAATGAATGGTATCTGCGTGACTGCAGCCGCAAGATAAAGGCGGTATTGCAGGCAAAGGGCAGGGACGGGAAACCAATTACCAACAATCCGCCATACGGATATATCAAAGATCCGGAAGATAAGAACCGGTGTGATATGTCAAAGCCATATGAATGGGCAGGAGTAAGTGTCGTAAGAATGCTTGAAAAACCGGAGTATATGGGAGATACTGTGAATTTCCGTACAAAGAAGCTTTCCTATAAGGATAAGGTTGCTGTAAAGAATGACAGTGACGAGATAGTGGTCTTTACGGATACCCATGAGGCGATCATTGACAGAAAAACATGGTATATGGTGCAGGAGCTTAGAAAGACCAAACGCAGGATAAACACAGAGGGCGAGTCAAATCCGTTTGTGGGTAAGATTTTCTGTGCGGACTGCGGTGGAAAGATGCATTATCGTAATGAGGGAAAGCGTGCCGGAAGAAAATGGAGAGGACTGCCGGATGGCAGTGTCAGAACAACTCCAGCCTGTTATAACTGCGGCAATTATAATAACAGCCATGACCAGTCAGGAAAGGTCTGCTGTTCGCACAATATACAGGCAAAGGTGATTGACCAGTTTGTGCTTGAAACCATTCAGTATGCGTGTAAAAGTGTAAGGATGGATGAGAGAGCATTTGTCGAAAGCATCCGCAGTGCATCAGAAATCCGGGAACAGAGTGAGGCGAAGAAGCTGAAGGCTGCGTTAAAGCATCAGGAGAAGCGGTATGCAGAGCTTGATATCCTTCTTAAAAAAGTGTATGAGGACAATGCCCTTGGCAGACTGCCTGACAAAAGATATGAAATGCTATCGGCAGGGTATGAAAAAGAACAGGCAGAACTGGAACAGTCCATTAAGGCATGCAGGGAGCAGCTTACGCAGTATGACGAGGATACAGACCGGACGGAGGAATTTCTGGCATTAGTCCATAAATACACGGATATCACGGAATTAACACCTGTCATCATCAATGAATTTGTGGATAAGATACTTGTCCACAAAGCGGAAAAGATTGATGGCGAGCGTGTGATGGAGATAGAGATTTACCTTAACTTCATCGGTAAAGTGGAACTTCCGGCACAGGAACTGACGGAAGAAGAACTGGCTGAAATAAAGGAAAAACAAAGACTTCGTGAGCGCAATGCCATGTACCAGAGACGGCGCAGGGCAAAGTTCATGCCAAAAACAAAAGCAATCCGTGCGAAGGTGCAGGAGGCTGAGATAAAAGAAACTTTGGAGAATGCGAGTGCAAAAGCGGAAAACTGCTTATGGCAGATAATGATGCACATATCGCAGAGGTAG
- a CDS encoding LytR/AlgR family response regulator transcription factor yields MLEVAICDDDKEDLDKAALMLDKILSEYQVQYQIRSFLSANELLNNNDKIDIGILDISMEELGGITLGRKLKEKNHDIKIIYITSYEEYMAQAINKVHAFSFLCKPINEEEMKTQIMEILGQEKCPEIEKEFEILDESGTKAGCVRLKLNEILYFEYIKRSRKAAIILEDCRYECECTFENLVEELQPYDFAVNHRGCLVNLRHIEKIQGFHIYLDNGKELSLAQKRSSDFREEMNKFLQKTQRRE; encoded by the coding sequence TTGTTAGAAGTAGCAATATGCGATGATGATAAGGAAGATCTTGACAAAGCGGCGCTGATGCTGGATAAAATTCTTTCAGAATATCAGGTTCAATATCAGATTCGGTCATTTCTATCGGCGAATGAGCTGCTGAACAATAATGACAAGATTGATATCGGAATACTGGATATTTCCATGGAAGAACTGGGCGGAATTACGCTCGGAAGAAAGCTGAAAGAAAAAAATCATGATATAAAAATTATATACATTACCAGTTATGAAGAATACATGGCACAGGCGATTAATAAGGTACATGCGTTTTCTTTTTTGTGTAAACCGATCAATGAAGAAGAAATGAAAACGCAGATTATGGAAATTCTGGGGCAGGAGAAATGTCCGGAAATAGAAAAGGAATTTGAAATACTAGATGAATCAGGAACAAAAGCAGGTTGTGTGCGTTTGAAATTAAACGAGATATTATATTTTGAGTACATAAAAAGATCCAGAAAAGCAGCAATTATTCTGGAAGATTGCAGATATGAATGTGAATGTACATTTGAAAACCTTGTGGAAGAATTACAACCATATGATTTTGCGGTAAATCACAGAGGCTGTCTTGTAAATCTGAGACATATTGAGAAGATACAGGGATTTCATATTTATCTGGACAATGGGAAAGAACTGTCCCTTGCACAAAAAAGAAGCTCTGATTTCCGGGAAGAAATGAATAAATTTTTGCAGAAAACCCAGAGGAGAGAATAG
- a CDS encoding sensor histidine kinase produces the protein MDKILLAICNGLSCFIICTILFQFMNERYKKSYSNKTLYIAAEIAMGITAFGINMLNFAILNLLIWFVGVGVTVYFLYYEDADRPIRRITECEVLVLCMSVCETLGVLLLHCFLQICGISNIDVVMQYCLEVTFSKLIMIFLYYVLINRLIKRTEAACSREQYIIYGILFFYSLVNMLVIVQNFRDGQKSYLSAVNMGCIVLADLYLLYYVKMADEKRYYENRVKALEQQAKMQYEYYLAQTEKYSQTVRILHDVDKHIRAIENLYGTEREHTAGEYAEAIRSTLAPLIPISYTENPILNILLTDKNAVMQEKGIHSDIKIDNVDLSYIEPIDITTIFGNLLDNAIEAAANADGDKYIFIKISAYHKMTVVHIENSCGKVKWKKRMPVSDKGKGRGIGLLNVKQSIDKYDGDLQLKQDGNRFVADLFLNS, from the coding sequence ATGGATAAGATTTTACTTGCGATATGTAATGGACTTTCCTGTTTTATTATCTGTACAATTCTTTTTCAATTTATGAATGAAAGATATAAGAAAAGTTACAGCAATAAAACTTTGTACATAGCGGCAGAGATAGCGATGGGAATCACTGCATTTGGCATAAATATGCTGAACTTTGCAATATTGAATCTGCTGATATGGTTTGTTGGAGTTGGTGTAACGGTATATTTTCTGTATTACGAAGATGCAGACAGACCAATCCGTAGAATCACTGAGTGTGAAGTACTGGTTTTATGTATGTCTGTATGTGAAACGCTGGGAGTGCTTCTGTTACACTGTTTTTTGCAGATTTGTGGAATATCAAATATTGATGTTGTCATGCAATATTGTCTGGAAGTGACATTTTCAAAACTAATAATGATATTCCTATACTATGTTTTGATAAACAGATTGATAAAAAGGACAGAAGCAGCCTGTTCCAGAGAACAATATATCATATATGGAATCCTGTTTTTTTACAGTCTGGTCAATATGCTTGTGATTGTGCAGAATTTCAGGGATGGGCAGAAAAGCTATCTGTCAGCGGTAAATATGGGCTGCATCGTTTTGGCTGACCTGTATCTTTTGTATTATGTCAAAATGGCAGACGAAAAGAGATACTATGAAAACCGCGTAAAGGCATTGGAGCAACAGGCAAAAATGCAGTATGAGTATTATCTTGCACAGACTGAAAAATATAGTCAGACAGTACGGATATTACATGATGTGGATAAGCATATCAGGGCTATCGAGAATTTGTATGGAACAGAGAGGGAGCATACGGCTGGCGAATATGCAGAGGCAATCAGAAGTACACTGGCACCACTGATTCCTATATCTTACACAGAGAATCCGATATTGAACATTTTGCTGACAGATAAAAATGCTGTCATGCAGGAGAAAGGGATACATTCGGACATTAAGATAGACAATGTAGACTTATCTTACATAGAGCCGATAGACATAACAACTATTTTCGGCAATCTGCTGGACAATGCGATTGAAGCTGCCGCAAATGCTGACGGAGACAAATACATTTTTATTAAAATCAGTGCCTATCATAAGATGACGGTAGTTCATATAGAAAACAGTTGTGGAAAGGTAAAATGGAAAAAACGTATGCCGGTATCAGATAAGGGAAAAGGCAGAGGGATAGGACTCTTAAATGTGAAACAGAGCATAGATAAGTATGATGGGGATTTACAATTAAAACAGGATGGAAACAGATTTGTAGCAGATTTGTTTCTGAATTCATGA
- a CDS encoding IS110 family RNA-guided transposase, with protein MKIYVGIDIAKLNHFAAAISSDGEIIIEPFKFTNDADGFQLLVSKLESFDKNSLIIGLESTAHYGDNLVRYLVTELYQVCVLNPIKTCQMRKNNVRKTKTDKVDTYVIAKTLMMQDNLRFVSFFDLDMMDLKALGRFRQKTIKQRTRLKIQLTTYVDQVFPEIQYFFKSGLHQHAVYALLKEAPSPKEIASMHMTHLANLLKVNSHGHFTKEQAKELRVLAQKSVGANDSAISIQITQTIQQIELLDSQLEKIEAEMTDIMKFNDSVIMTIPGIGYINGGMILGEIGDIHRFSNPNKLLAFAGLDPSVYQSGNFQAKTTRMSKRGSRVLRYALVNAAWNVVRNNATFKAYYDAKRAEGRSHYNALGHCAGKLVRVIWKMLTGEVEFNLE; from the coding sequence ATGAAAATTTACGTAGGCATTGATATTGCCAAACTTAATCATTTCGCCGCTGCGATTTCTTCCGACGGTGAAATAATCATTGAGCCGTTCAAATTCACAAATGACGCTGATGGCTTCCAACTGCTGGTCTCTAAACTCGAATCATTCGATAAGAACAGCCTCATCATCGGTCTTGAGTCAACGGCACACTACGGTGACAACCTTGTTCGATACCTTGTTACTGAGCTTTACCAAGTGTGTGTGTTGAACCCCATCAAAACCTGTCAAATGCGAAAAAATAACGTTCGCAAAACTAAGACAGATAAGGTCGACACTTACGTGATTGCTAAAACTCTTATGATGCAGGACAACCTCAGATTCGTCAGCTTCTTCGATCTCGATATGATGGATCTTAAGGCATTGGGACGTTTCCGTCAGAAAACCATAAAGCAACGTACCCGATTGAAAATTCAACTGACAACCTATGTTGATCAGGTCTTTCCGGAGATTCAATACTTTTTCAAATCCGGTCTGCATCAACACGCTGTCTATGCTTTATTAAAAGAAGCACCTTCTCCAAAAGAGATTGCTTCCATGCATATGACTCATCTGGCAAATCTGCTCAAAGTGAACTCACACGGACACTTTACCAAAGAACAGGCCAAAGAATTAAGAGTTCTCGCACAGAAGTCTGTCGGTGCTAACGACAGCGCTATATCTATTCAGATAACTCAAACCATTCAACAAATCGAGTTACTGGATAGCCAATTAGAAAAGATTGAAGCTGAGATGACGGATATCATGAAATTCAACGATTCTGTCATCATGACCATTCCTGGTATCGGTTATATCAATGGTGGAATGATTCTTGGTGAAATAGGTGATATTCACCGTTTCTCCAATCCTAACAAGCTGCTTGCTTTTGCCGGTTTGGATCCTTCTGTTTATCAGTCTGGTAACTTTCAGGCTAAGACAACAAGGATGTCCAAACGTGGCTCTCGTGTTTTACGATATGCCCTTGTAAATGCAGCTTGGAACGTTGTCAGAAACAACGCAACCTTCAAGGCTTATTATGATGCCAAGAGGGCTGAAGGCCGGTCTCACTACAATGCACTTGGGCACTGTGCCGGCAAGCTTGTCAGAGTCATCTGGAAGATGCTCACTGGCGAAGTAGAATTCAACCTCGAATAA
- a CDS encoding DUF3879 family protein: MYGNVQGTKNLMSHYESDGDYVNYKVSRD, from the coding sequence ATGTATGGCAATGTTCAGGGAACAAAAAATCTAATGAGTCATTATGAAAGTGACGGTGATTATGTTAATTATAAAGTGTCACGTGATTAA
- a CDS encoding DUF6033 family protein, which yields MSMNVSTTTAAYANYQNNYKTGTANKKKETAQTTENTKLKENTTESIAEKNLSKAAQKMLENLRGSRNDMDFMVADFENGDNAKDILAQSDKEYTVIFSKEEMEKMASDPKYYAEKMHSIEGALRMSDEINAQFGFERTFGKTNGNADADTKITKFGISFNSDGTTTFFAQLEKSSASQKEYLEKIQEKKAAEKKEAKKKEQSKQTEVRKTMVQANSKEELLDKIKNIDWDSIKPEENKIGGRFDFSI from the coding sequence ATGTCAATGAATGTAAGCACAACCACGGCTGCTTATGCAAATTACCAGAACAACTACAAGACTGGTACAGCAAATAAGAAAAAAGAAACAGCACAAACAACAGAAAATACGAAATTAAAGGAAAATACAACTGAAAGCATCGCTGAAAAAAATCTCAGTAAAGCGGCACAAAAAATGCTGGAGAATTTGCGTGGATCAAGAAACGACATGGATTTTATGGTTGCCGATTTTGAAAATGGTGATAATGCCAAAGATATTTTAGCCCAAAGTGATAAGGAGTATACGGTTATTTTCTCAAAGGAAGAAATGGAGAAGATGGCGTCTGATCCGAAATATTATGCAGAAAAAATGCATAGCATTGAGGGAGCTTTGCGTATGTCAGATGAAATCAATGCCCAGTTCGGATTTGAAAGAACATTCGGTAAGACTAACGGCAATGCAGATGCTGATACAAAAATAACAAAATTTGGCATCTCTTTTAATAGTGACGGAACTACAACCTTCTTTGCACAATTGGAAAAATCATCAGCCAGTCAGAAAGAATATCTTGAAAAGATTCAGGAAAAGAAAGCTGCTGAGAAGAAAGAGGCAAAGAAAAAGGAACAGTCAAAGCAAACCGAAGTAAGAAAAACTATGGTTCAGGCAAATTCAAAAGAAGAACTTTTGGATAAGATCAAAAACATTGACTGGGATTCTATCAAACCGGAGGAGAATAAAATCGGTGGAAGGTTTGATTTTTCAATCTAG
- a CDS encoding IS630 family transposase → MPKKDDAEFIACMEDVLDVYELPYNPERPVVCMDEKPYQLLGDARKPLPMRPGDNQKTDSEYVRNGTCSIFAFVEPLGGTHHVSVREQRTAFDWAEEIKYLVDVMYPDAEKVILVMDNLNTHKTASLYKRYPADEARRIIKRLEIHYTPKHGSWLDIAEIELNVMTRQCLSRRIENIAKLRGELAAWEVERNTVAAKVNWQFRTADARVKLSSLYPRFTTASE, encoded by the coding sequence ATCCCCAAAAAAGATGATGCCGAATTTATAGCATGTATGGAAGATGTCCTTGATGTATATGAACTCCCATACAATCCTGAAAGACCAGTTGTATGCATGGACGAAAAGCCTTACCAGTTACTGGGCGATGCAAGGAAACCACTGCCCATGCGTCCGGGTGACAATCAGAAAACAGATTCGGAATATGTCAGGAATGGTACCTGCAGCATATTTGCTTTTGTCGAACCGCTTGGAGGCACTCATCATGTCAGCGTGCGAGAACAACGTACTGCCTTTGACTGGGCAGAAGAGATAAAATATCTCGTTGATGTCATGTATCCTGATGCAGAAAAAGTAATTCTTGTTATGGATAACCTTAACACCCATAAAACGGCGTCCTTGTATAAAAGGTATCCAGCAGATGAGGCAAGACGAATTATCAAGCGTTTGGAAATTCACTATACACCCAAACATGGAAGCTGGCTTGACATTGCAGAAATAGAACTGAATGTAATGACCAGACAGTGTTTGTCACGAAGGATTGAAAACATTGCAAAACTTCGTGGAGAGTTAGCTGCGTGGGAAGTCGAGCGTAATACAGTCGCAGCAAAAGTTAATTGGCAGTTCCGAACTGCCGATGCAAGAGTGAAGTTGAGTTCATTGTATCCTAGGTTTACAACAGCTTCCGAATAG